In Planococcus citri chromosome 4, ihPlaCitr1.1, whole genome shotgun sequence, the genomic window aaaacatgaaaaaaagttttgactagtgaaattgacccatttgcCCCCTATtgttacgtatccgttgaacaagttgaaaaacctccttcattcgatgaaatgaactcctcataaaaaaaatcaaaattcgaaaaaattcaattttcgatttcaaaaatcaaaaaaagttcaaatttatccagttgtcttattttgacctatatttctgacgtatttcatgaaaaagttgttaaaaattacactcacaacaaaaaaataaaaattcgttcattttttgaatcttttcgaattttgattttttgtgaggagtttattttatcgagtgaaaggggttttttcaactttttcgacagataTGTACAAATAGGTgccaaatgggtcaacttcacctataaaaactttttttcatgttttaaatcaaaaaatcgcattttttcgctaactttgaatttttttaagtcaactttgcaacatgttaccatcccaatttttcaatatgttgttcagcatgaaaagttgtccataatatatttttatctgaatttttgagagttgtaaccatatgaaaactacgttttgaaactttttgagctaattttctgtacaaaaaatagtgtcaacactgatttttatgatatcaccaaaaagcctttcaaaacccctaactatgggaaaaagttccatattggtaggtatcgcggttatcgagtaaccaactgctgaaatggatgatattttaggttcactgaaaactttgacaccccctggctgcctttaaaaatgggctagacggttgcgatttgcgccattggtcatcccttaaAAAGGTCTTTccaaagggaaaatttcaaaaaaaatcgccgaacccccctaccatttcttggtccaattgacttGGAATGACCCTCATGCATCTTCGAGTAGTTTTCTTACACGCGGTCTCGGATACATCGATCGACATTAGACATACTAAAACCACAATTTGGCCctttcaaaataattgtacataccctaagtccaaaatttttgtgaaaatgttttctcatCCTAGTtgatctaggtacctattaggcCTAATTTTGTTCATGTTTTTTATAAACATAAATCAagcggaaaaattttcatatttttgtttaaaataactTGCGATACTCTAATGGATTGGAATTCATCATCAGCTGATTTGAACTtgtgaaatttccaaaagattATTGGTTATGATTAGTGACATTTCTCAACGACTTCACCGTTCTATCAGATAGATGGAAAAGGTTATTTTCAGCTGATCTTGCAAATATTAATACTCGTATAACTCGTACTTATAAAACGTGCGTAAAATAACTTACATAAATAGAGATAATAATTCCTACTTACTTTCAGAACTGCATTAAATACTTATTATTTCGGCAAGTAACAATTAATTCACTTCGATTGCAATTTTCTGAtcatttatcaataaaaataacagCGAAACTGGTTACATAGTGCAGTTACAAGTTGAAATAAGAAAGTTGTGTTTATCAATATTTCACCACCAAAACCGTCGACTTTAAACCGTAAAcaccttttttctaaaatgagaaCGTTCATACTTTCACAACATTGTGACACTGAATGAATAATAAATGAATTCGTAAATGCAAACCAGTCTTCTATCTCTATATCCATCCTACACTCGCGTTTTCTATCTTTCTACACTACATTACATTGTTCCTAAACTGCTATCTCTCTTTCCCTCGACTCCCTTCTCCACCGAATACCTCCGGATTCCTCCCCATTTCTCTCTCGTGCCTATTTTTTAGTTACTTAGCGGTTAGCAgtagtatttttgtttttttttcatcgcgatttttttgaaattgaaaataatgtgtagtcccttcaatttgaaagttggacaaaaagttaaaataggcaattttgttcatttttaaaagtagggTAGGGTACTAACTAACTCCCATGTGGTCAAAATTGATGTTTGCCtctcggattttgaaaacgtatttttcccctttaatttaatttacaacATAGACAACTTATTTACCTATCTTACGTTTTTTTCTACTGACCAGTCGccttaattttttataaaaattgtgaaactcAGCAAACTCGAGCAACAAACATTTTGCAAAACTTGAATATCAAATgatatgaaaatcagttgaaaatggTAATAAAGTTGATAAAGCCCTTTTTAGGCATGGTgtgtgaaaaaaagaactaggtagtacttgaattaaaattgtcatttcGAACTATAAATACATAGATGcttttgaaattagaattttacaGATACATACGTCGATGTCTAACAAATTGAAACGCCTTATATCACAGAACATAATATACTTATGAGCTAAAGAcattatgtataggtacctatgaataTATTAGCTTAAGGGTGAACATATACTACGgcaaaaatagcaaaacaaatgaaaaataaaaaagatacgatgtcataggtacttattttaaaacGGAGATCAACAGGGTGGCCCATCCACTGCAAAAATTTTCTAGGAAGCTGCTTGTCCAATTCCTGTACGAGTTCTAATACTTGATCAGAACGATTCATCAGGATACGTGGTTTAAAAGATAGCATTTCTTTCTGTACACCGACGAAGTACCACTCCAGAAATCTCTCCAAGTAATCATTCCTCATACCTAATTTAAAAGATATAAATTCTTCCTCCATATCGGAGAAGTACCACAACAGAAATCTCTTCAAGATAATGAAAGACGCGAATCCCCGCGCAGTTCTATTAGAAACATCACGAATAATATGTTTAATTGGTATGCAACGTTTAACTTGCAGAaacattttttcgtcattttcaaaGCACCACGAAAAAACACGTTTGTAAATTCCATAATACTGCATAATCCAAACCCATCGTTCAACACTTGTTTTTTGGAGTATTTTAACTAATCGGTGTTTTAATACTTGTTGATGTTCATGTACAAACTCCTGCTCAATGAGTATGCTCAGTTCATTCAAACTACAGTAGCGTTCATACGGATCACTGGTGGCAGAAATTAATGAAGCAAAGTAcgattctttcattttcaacactGTAGATACATTTTCTTGCAGAATTTTGTTAATGAATTTACTCAATCCGAGAAAATCAGATTCATCATTGCTATTATAGGGATAATGAGTTTTGTATTCTCTTTTATTGGCTACAATCAATGactcgatgaatttttgcagaatATCTTTTGAAGgaatattcaagttttgaacGGAACGCAACAATCTTCTATTCAATTCATCCCGATCTTCGACagtgtataaaattttacaaaaataaggACGAATTCTGTAGTTACTCggatcattaattttcaattccgtCTTACCTTGGGAATTTGGTAAGCATAACTCAAATATTTCGTGTACCACGtggaaatcaaaataaaaaataaatgagagGTCACCTCGGGGAATCAGATTTTTCCTGAAATCCGCACTGGTCaaagataaaaatttcagtagaaaCTTGAAACAACTGGGTGCTAGTTTTTTCCAGACACGTGTATCAGGATCTGCAGCCAGTAGATTGAGGACAGCTTCTCCTAATCTTGCCTGTCTAGCAGCATAATTCTTATGGTGATCGTTGGCCGTATTCCAGATTTCCAATAAAACACTCATTTTGTGCTCTTGTTTATGGATACGAAAAAGGTAAGACCGATCAAGTAGGCTGTGCAACAACTCGACGAATTGCTCATTAGATATCCTATGTTTACACCGCTTCCAAGCCATAATTGCCCACTCAagcatttctatttttttgataaaaactaatATCACAGGAACCGGTTGATGGAACAGTAAATTTGTTAATTCATCATGAGACATGTTGTAAAACCAGCTATCATGCCAGTAAGAACGCTCGAATGTACGTAATCGGTCACTCATAAACGGTACTTGATCTTCAGCACTCAAActattccagaaaaaatgattACCATATGAACGAAAGGATGGGTGTGGTGTAATTCTGTATGATTCGTTCTCCAGGTAGCAGAACCAGTGCAAAAATAACGGATCACGGTCTCTAATTACTTTTGAGATGAAGGTTTCCATAGGAAGGCGTTTCAGATCGAAGATTTTGATCTCATTTTCCAGGCAGAAATTGCACATTATGGCGAACTTCTGCACCTCAGTCAACACGCCCGAATGTAGCATTTTAATGGCAGtgcttttaaaattgattttaccaTCTGGACGCCACACAAAATACTCCCAATCAACTTGAGGTATTCTATACTCCTCCAAATTTCCTGATAATAATTTGTATCTGAAGTATACGGTGCAACTAATTGTTTGTTCGCGAACTCtctttacatattttttcaagttttctttcgTGAGTCGAGGTATTGCCAATGTTTTTATCAGTTTATCGCAATCCATTAGTTCTAGTTTCATAGTCGCCCAATCATCATGATGAAATCCTTCATAGCGTTGTCGTTGGCTTGGAGTTAAACTGTATCTATACCACACTGCGATGGCTATTTGATTGTACGCCATCTCTTGTAAGCTTGGCAATCTGGGATGCAGCACAAACTCATCCGAGggtatttcattttgaacttgCGATTCGTGCATTCCTCCGGAATCCATTGTGGGTGACCTGCAATTGAAATTGGTAGGTTAGTTGTATGATTAACATTGGTGTTGTATAATGATTAACAATACAGTCAAGAAATCCTGAATTGCAAGATTTGCTAAAATGTTCTGAGTTGCAAAAAGGTTGAATGGTTATTGATAATTAgacaatttttcacttcaagattttttatgcatttttttcgaaaaccgtcctgggtcattccacgttaattagaccaagaagtggAAGGGAGGTttggcgacttttttgaaatttttcctgtggaaagacattccgaagggatgaccaatggcgcaaatcgtatagtccggcatatgacaataggagtaactGCACCCCCTCCcacgccgatcctccgggacaacttttttcttaaaggggacatccaaaggaacattttaaagcgaacttgccaaaaaaaaagttgaccttacttacaaaatggcggctattttgattgacaggccagccgaaatcgcagattttgcgtttcaacataggacttgcatgaactttttcaaacttgacaaaggtagatcgaaagatcatgcaaaaatttatcatctgccaaaatttcaagtgctaaagtgcgtttttagatttttggtgaatttatgaaaatagaattcaggccaaaaatgagggaaaaaatcaaaattttaccaaattgaccaagacagctgaaatttgggacataccctattttcgacatgccaaatcgattggaaacggtttcaacccgttttcagcagttctggagcctccagcagatttttgatactcgaaattcccacaaaattccatcaaattggagttgtaaagctaaaatttattcaaaaaaaccaatttcaatacgctacgaagtactgcaggtgaatttcaagtcgttttggatcctcgagcgactttttgaaaattcctgaagcctccagcagatttttgaaactttaaatttgcacaaaatttcatcaaaaaagatggaaagctgaaatttactctacactccaattttaaaaccctctgaaaacgacttctggtggatttcaagtcattttaagaGCAACCaacgacctttttgaaaattaccggagcctccagcagatttttgaaactttaaatttcccgaaatttcatcaaactgagatggagagtcgaaattcattctgcaaactaattttaatacgctacgaagttgactgctggtgaatttcaagtcgttttggatcctccagcgactttttgaaaattcttgaagcctccagcagatttttgaaactataaattttcacaaaatttcatcaaatgccaaatggagatggaaagctgaaatttactctacattccaattttaacaccctctgaaaacgacttctggaggatttcaagtcattttagagcatccaacgacttttttgaaaattactggagcttccagtagatttttgaaacttgaaatttccccaaaatatcatcaaactaaaatggagagtcgaaattcattctgcaaactaatttcaatacgctacgaagttgactgctggtgaatttcaagtcgttttggagccttcagcaactttttgaaaagttgtatggcgtttttttgcgaatattgaaatttcctaaaagtagctggaagcttcaaaaccatttgaaaccaccatgtggtctgcgaagtaaatttcagctggccaactccatttgataaattgatgttggggaaatttcaagtttcaaaaatctactggaggctccagtaattttcaaaaaagtcgctggaggccctaaaatgacttgaacccacttaaagtcgtcttcagagggtgttaaaattggagtgtagagtaaatttcagatttccatcttcatctgatgaaattttttgaaaatttaaagtttcaaaaagtcgctggaggatccaaaacgacttgaaattcaactgcagtacttcgtagcgtatttaaattggtttttaaaataaattttagctttacaactccaatttgatggaattttgtaggaatttcgagtttcaaaaatctgctggaggctccagaactgctcaaaacgggttgaaactgtttccaatcgatttggcatgtcaaaaatagggtatatcccaaaattcaactttcttggtcaatttggtaaaattgaccaaattggGATCGTCTTGtcgcaaaaatgattttaaaaaatttaaaacatgaaaaaaaaatttggaatggtaaagttgactcatttgaccctTATTTTCAAGTATCcgttggaaaagttgaaaaccctcTTTCACTCGACAAAATAAActcatctcaaaaaatcaaaatttgaaaaaaattcaattttcaattccaaacatcaaaaaaagtttaaatttattcagttgtcttattttgttctctttctgacgtatttcatgaaaaagttgataaaaatcacactcacaacaaaaaaataaaaatttgttcatttttatttgaattttttcgaattttgatttttttgtgaggagttcaattcatcgagtgaaagtgttttttcaactttttcaacggatacgagggtggttcaaaaaacaatagaaaaaactttatgctttaattttttgggcttaCCCACtagaagtgttccatttggttagaaaacacttcacaaaaaaatttcagggcaaaaaaataatatttaaaggTCGCGCAGGAGAGTTTAAGGTTGAGAAGGTATGAGCGCGTCACACGAAAACTTCCCATGGTTGCGCGCCGGGGAATGCAGCGTTGCGTTCCCTCGTTGAATCGAAGCACTATTACACAACGTTATCCCCTCTACAATTTATAATAAGTAAGGCCAGTCATTTGTGGGCTTTTCAAGATGTTATTAATG contains:
- the LOC135844730 gene encoding uncharacterized protein LOC135844730 — its product is MDSGGMHESQVQNEIPSDEFVLHPRLPSLQEMAYNQIAIAVWYRYSLTPSQRQRYEGFHHDDWATMKLELMDCDKLIKTLAIPRLTKENLKKYVKRVREQTISCTVYFRYKLLSGNLEEYRIPQVDWEYFVWRPDGKINFKSTAIKMLHSGVLTEVQKFAIMCNFCLENEIKIFDLKRLPMETFISKVIRDRDPLFLHWFCYLENESYRITPHPSFRSYGNHFFWNSLSAEDQVPFMSDRLRTFERSYWHDSWFYNMSHDELTNLLFHQPVPVILVFIKKIEMLEWAIMAWKRCKHRISNEQFVELLHSLLDRSYLFRIHKQEHKMSVLLEIWNTANDHHKNYAARQARLGEAVLNLLAADPDTRVWKKLAPSCFKFLLKFLSLTSADFRKNLIPRGDLSFIFYFDFHVVHEIFELCLPNSQGKTELKINDPSNYRIRPYFCKILYTVEDRDELNRRLLRSVQNLNIPSKDILQKFIESLIVANKREYKTHYPYNSNDESDFLGLSKFINKILQENVSTVLKMKESYFASLISATSDPYERYCSLNELSILIEQEFVHEHQQVLKHRLVKILQKTSVERWVWIMQYYGIYKRVFSWCFENDEKMFLQVKRCIPIKHIIRDVSNRTARGFASFIILKRFLLWYFSDMEEEFISFKLGMRNDYLERFLEWYFVGVQKEMLSFKPRILMNRSDQVLELVQELDKQLPRKFLQWMGHPVDLRFKISTYDIVSFLFFICFAIFAVVYVHP